In Larimichthys crocea isolate SSNF chromosome VI, L_crocea_2.0, whole genome shotgun sequence, one genomic interval encodes:
- the LOC104928137 gene encoding retinol dehydrogenase 10, with translation MIFIVDLLLMLIDLTYSILNAIIQTFLQPRLKCIDGELCLITGAGGALGRLFALEFAKEGARLVLWDCNTAANEQTAKLARELGAQVHTFTVDLSKRQSIYETAGRVREEVGEISILVNNAGVVAGRRLLECPDELLERTLLVNCHALFWMTKAFLPQMKVKNHGHIVTVASALGLFSTACVEDYCASKFGAVGFHESLTHELVAEGHVDIKTTLVCPYIVDTGMFAGCEIRRELRSLIPPLDPLYTVQQSMKAILAEQQMICIPRLMYIPYIARALLPWDANVATYRFMGGDKCMLPFIKNAELKSCNGHIKSS, from the exons ATGATTTTTATAGTGGACCTGTTGCTGATGCTCATCGACCTCACCTACTCCATCCTAAATGCCATCATCCAGACTTTCCTCCAGCCGAGGCTGAAGTGCATTGATGGGGAGCTCTGTTTGATAACAGGTGCCGGGGGCGCGCTGGGTCGTCTGTTCGCCCTGGAGTTTGCCAAAGAGGGAGCGCGCCTGGTGCTGTGGGACTGCAACACGGCTGCCAATGAGCAGACTGCCAAGCTGGCCCGGGAGCTGGGAGCTCAGGTGCACACTTTCACAGTGGACCTGTCCAAGCGCCAGAGCATCTATGAGACGGCTGGCAGGGTGAGAGAGGAGGTCGGGGAAATCTCCATACTGGTCAACAACGCGGGTGTGGTGGCCGGGCGGAGGCTGCTGGAATGTCCCGATGAGCTTTTGGAGAGGACGCTGCTGGTGAACTGCCACGCGTTATTTTGG ATGACGAAGGCCTTCCTGCCTCAGATGAAAGTAAAGAACCACGGTCACATTGTAACCGTTGCCAGCGCTCTTGGGCTGTTCAGCACTGCATGTGTAGAG GATTACTGTGCCAGTAAATTTGGAGCTGTTGGTTTCCACGAGTCATTGACACACGAGCTGGTTGCAGAGGGCCATGTCGACATCAAAACCACTTTAGTCTGCCCTTATATTGTAGACACAGGAATGTTTGCAGGCTGTGAAATCAG GAGGGAGCTTCGGAGTCTTATTCCACCTCTGGATCCGCTCTACACTGTTCAGCAGTCCATGAAAGCCATTTTAGCCGAACAGCAAATGATTTGCATCCCGCGCCTGATGTACATCCCCTACATTGCACGAGC aTTGCTACCTTGGGATGCAAACGTGGCAACGTATCGCTTCATGGGAGGCGACAAATGCATGCTACCTTTCATCAAGAACGCAGAACTGAAGAGCTGCAACGGCCACATCAAATCTTCCTAA
- the cse1l gene encoding exportin-2, translated as MELNDANLQTLTEFLRKTLDPDPAVRRPAEKFLESVEGNQNYPLLLLTLLEKSQDNVIRVCAAVTFKNYIKRNWRIVEDEPNKVSDSDRTAIKANIVNLMLSSPEQIQKQLSDAISIIGREDFPQKWPDLLTEMVTRFRSGDFHIINGVLRTAHSLFKRYRHEFKSNELWSEIKLVLDTFALPLTELFKATIELCQTHATDVNALKVLFSSLTLISKLFYSLNFQDLPEFFEDNMETWMTNFHGLLTLDNKLLQTDDEEEAGLVELLKSQICDNAALYAQKYDEEFQPYLPRFVTAIWNLLVSTGQEVKYDLLVSNAIQFLASVCERPHYKHLFEDQNTLTSICEKVIVPNMEFRSADEEAFEDNSEEYIRRDLEGSDIDTRRRAACDLVRGLCKFFEAPVTAIFSGYVNSMLSEYAKNPGGNWKHKDAAIYLVTSLASKAQTQKHGITQANELVNLNEFFVNHILSDLKSPNVNEFPVLKADAIKYVMIFRSQLPKEQLLQAVPLLISHLQAESTVEHTYAAHALERLFTMRGPNNSTLITAAEMAPFTEQLLNNLFKALALPGSAENEYIMKAIMRSFSLLQEAIVPYIPTLIGQLTHKLLLVSKNPSKPHFNHYLFESLCLSVRITCKANSATVSSFEEALFPVFTEILQNDVQEFLPYVFQVMSLLLEIHANSIPSSYMALFPHLLQPALWERTGNIPPLVRLLQAYLEKGSATIAGSAADKIPGLLGVFQKLIASKANDHQGFYLLNSIIEHMPPESIIQYRKQIFILLFQRLQSSKTTKFIKSFLVFVNLYCVKYGAIALQEIFDSIQPKMFGMVLEKIIIPEVQKVSGAVEKKICAVGITKVLTECPAMMDTEYTKLWTPLLQALIGLFELPEDDSIPDDEHFIDIEDTPGYQTAFSQLAFAGKKEHDPIGDAVGNPKILLAQSLHKLSTACPGRVPSMLSTSLNAEALQFLQGYLQAATVQLV; from the exons ATGGAGCTGAATGATGCTAACCTACAAACCCTCACCGAGTTCCTCAGGAAAACACTGGACCCAGACCCAGCTGTCAGACGTCCAG CTGAAAAGTTTCTTGAGTCCGTGGAGGGAAACCAAAACTATCCGTTATTACTACTCACTTTGCTGGAGAAGTCCCAAGACAACGTGATTcgtgtctgtgctgctgtcacgTTCAAGAACTACATCAAAAGAAACTGGCGCATT GTTGAAGATGAACCAAACAAAGTGTCCGATTCAGACCGAACAGCGATCAAAGCAAACATAGTAAATTTGATGCTTAGCAGCCCAGAACAGATTCAGAAACAG TTGAGTGATGCCATCAGTATCATAGGAAGGGAAGATTTCCCTCAGAAATGGCCTGACCTGCTAACCGAGATGGTGACCCGCTTCAGGAGCGGAGACTTCCACATCATCAATGGAGTGCTCCGTACGGCGCATTCCCTCTTTAAGAG gtacCGCCATGAGTTCAAGTCAAATGAGCTGTGGTCAGAGATCAAACTAGTACTGGACACGTTTGCCTTACCTCTGACAGAGCTGTTCAAG GCCACTATTGAGCTGTGTCAGACTCATGCTACAGATGTCAATGCCTTGAAggtcctcttctcctccctcacaCTCATCTCCAAGCTCTTCTACAGTCTTAACTTCCAG GACCTTCCAGAGTTTTTTGAAGACAACATGGAAACCTGGATGACCAATTTCCACGGCCTCCTTACTCTGGATAATAAACTTTTACAAACAGat GACGAGGAGGAAGCAGGCCTCGTGGAGCTGCTGAAGTCTCAGATATGTGACAACGCTGCTCTTTACGCTCAGAAGTACGACGAAGAATTCCAGCCGTACCTACCGCGCTTCGTCACAGCTATCTGGAACCTTTTAGTTTCGACTGGCCAAGAAGTCAAATATGACCTG CTGGTAAGCAATGCGATCCAGTTCTTGGCATCAGTCTGTGAAAGGCCACATTACAAACATCTATTTGAGGACCAGAATACACTCACTAGCATTTGTGAGAAGGTCATTGTGCCCAACATGGAGTTCAGAA GTGCAGATGAGGAGGCCTTTGAAGATAACTCGGAGGAATACATCCGAAGGGACCTTGAAGGATCTG ACATCGACACTCGTCGTAGGGCGGCGTGCGACTTGGTGAGAGGCCTTTGCAAGTTTTTCGAGGCCCCCGTTACTGCAATATTCTCCGGCTATGTGAACTCAATGCTGTCAGAGTATGCCAAGAATCCTGGAGGGAACTGGAAACACAAAGACGCTGCCATATATTTGGTCACATCGCTGGCGTCTAAAGCGCAGACACAGAAG CATGGAATAACACAAGCCAATGAGCTGGTGAATCTGAATGAATTCTTTGTGAACCACATTCTCTCAGACTTAAAGTCCCCCAACG TTAACGAGTTCCCAGTGCTGAAGGCAGATGCCATCAAGTACGTCATGATCTTCAGAAGCCAG ctTCCTAAGGAACAACTGCTGCAGGCAGTTCCTCTGCTGATCAGTCACCTGCAGGCAGAGAGCACAGTGGAGCACACTTATGCTGCTCATGCTTTGGAGAGGCTCTTCACTATGAGAGGCCCCAACAACTCCACACT TATCACTGCTGCAGAGATGGCACCTTTTACTGAACAGCTGCTCAACAACTTGTTCAAGGCGCTGGCTCTTCCTGGTTCTGCAGAAAACGAATACATCATGAAAG CCATCATGCGCAGCTTCTCCCTGCTGCAGGAGGCCATTGTTCCCTACATTCCcactctgattggtcagctcaCTCATAAGCTCCTCTTAGTCagcaag AATCCCAGCAAGCCTCACTTTAACCACTACTTGTTTGAGTCCCTGTGCCTGTCGGTCCGGATCACTTGCAAAGCCAACTCTGCCACCGTCAGCAGCTTTGAGGAAGCACTCTTCCCTGTCTTCACCGAGATCCTTCAGAACGATGTCCAAG AGTTTCTACCATACGTGTTCCAGGTGATGTCTCTCCTCCTGGAGATCCACGCCAACTCTATCCCCTCCTCCTACATGGCTTTATTCCCTCACCTGCTGCAGCCTGCGCTATGGGAACGCACAGGAAACATCCCCCCTCTGGTGCGCCTGCTTCAGGCTTACCTGGAGAAAGGAAGTGCCACTATCGCCGGCTCTGCTGCAGATAAAATA CCTGGATTGCTCGGAGTTTTCCAAAAGCTTATTGCCTCTAAGGCCAACGATCACCAAGGTTTTTACCTTCTGAACAGCATCATAGAGCACATGCCCCC agaATCGATCATTCAGTACAGGAAACAGATCTTCATTTTGCTCTTCCAGAGGCTACAAAGCTCCAAAACCACCAAGTTCATCAAGA GTTTCTTGGTGTTTGTGAACTTGTATTGTGTCAAATACGGAGCTATTGCACTTCAGGAGATTTTTGACAGCATCCAGCCAAA AATGTTCGGTATGGTGTTGGAGAAAATAATTATTCCAGAGGTTCAGAAAGTGTCTGGAGCAGTTGAAAAGAAGATCTGCGCTGTCGGCATTACAAAAGTCCTCACTGAATGTCCAGCGATGATGGACACAGAGTACACTAAACTCTG gACCCCTCTGCTCCAGGCGCTCATTGGTCTATTTGAGTTGCCAGAAGATGACAGCATCCCAGACGACGAGCACTTCATCGACATTGAAGACACACCAGGCTATCAGACAGCATTTTCACAGCTGGCCTTTGCTGGCAAGAAGGAGCACGACCCGATTGGAGACGCTGTCGGGAATCCAAAGATCCTGCTGGCTCAGTCACTCCACAAGCTTTCTACTGCCTGTCCGGGAAGG GTTCCATCGATGCTGAGCACCAGTCTGAATGCAGAAGCCCTCCAGTTCCTGCAGGGCTACTTACAAGCAGCCACCGTGCAGTTGGTTTGA